A window of the Fibrobacter sp. UWH6 genome harbors these coding sequences:
- the murF gene encoding UDP-N-acetylmuramoyl-tripeptide--D-alanyl-D-alanine ligase: MFKLDLKIKEMLEILETQAFGVNARTQNRKVNLCMDSREPAKGVVFWPIKGERFDAHKFVTEMEKNGALMSVVNQDAEGIENFKMYAPVDDTTKALLKLAKGYQKNFKVKKVAITGSNGKTTTKEMTKAVLSMKYNTHATAGNFNNHIGVPMTLFQLKHSHEAAVIEMGTSGPDEIRPLSMATEPDVAVITNIGASHLEKLIDFDGVFAEKRTITAGLKKNGLLIVNADDERLCKLRSNTSYKVVTFGIKRGIYKPEKLSYNEDNCATFYIGRTKFELSVPGIHNVYNALAAIAIGEAFKVSKTDIAKALAGFHSTNMRMELKKANGFSIVSDCYNANPSSTKMALQTIGNMKVARRIAVLGDMLELGDKTDALHLEMGAMVPEMNFDMLFTVGEKAKLYVKGAKSKGMKSAYHFDSVQELNAELSEVVAEGDVLLVKGSRGMHMEQVVEAMLKLTKVKA, from the coding sequence ATGTTTAAGCTGGACCTGAAAATTAAGGAAATGCTTGAAATCCTGGAAACCCAGGCTTTCGGCGTTAACGCCCGTACACAGAATCGCAAGGTGAACCTTTGCATGGATTCTCGTGAACCTGCCAAGGGTGTGGTTTTTTGGCCGATTAAGGGCGAACGTTTTGATGCCCACAAGTTTGTTACCGAAATGGAAAAGAATGGAGCTCTGATGAGTGTTGTGAACCAGGATGCTGAAGGTATTGAAAACTTCAAGATGTATGCCCCCGTGGACGATACCACCAAGGCTTTGCTGAAGCTCGCCAAGGGCTACCAGAAGAATTTCAAGGTGAAGAAGGTGGCCATTACTGGATCTAACGGCAAGACTACCACCAAGGAAATGACTAAGGCTGTACTTTCTATGAAGTACAACACCCACGCTACTGCCGGTAACTTCAACAACCACATTGGCGTTCCCATGACCTTGTTCCAGCTGAAGCATTCCCATGAAGCGGCTGTGATTGAAATGGGTACCAGCGGTCCCGATGAAATTCGTCCGCTGTCTATGGCTACTGAACCGGATGTAGCTGTGATTACCAATATTGGTGCCAGCCATCTGGAAAAGCTGATTGACTTTGACGGCGTATTTGCCGAAAAGCGTACCATTACTGCAGGCCTCAAGAAGAACGGCCTCCTGATCGTGAATGCCGATGACGAACGTCTGTGCAAGTTGCGTTCCAACACCAGCTACAAGGTAGTGACTTTCGGTATCAAGCGTGGTATCTATAAGCCCGAAAAGCTGTCTTACAATGAAGACAACTGTGCTACCTTCTACATCGGCCGCACCAAGTTTGAATTGTCTGTTCCGGGCATCCATAACGTTTATAATGCCCTGGCCGCCATTGCAATTGGCGAGGCTTTCAAAGTCTCCAAGACGGACATCGCCAAGGCTCTGGCTGGTTTCCATTCTACCAACATGCGTATGGAACTGAAGAAGGCCAACGGTTTCTCCATCGTGTCTGACTGCTACAATGCCAATCCGTCTTCTACCAAGATGGCCCTGCAGACTATCGGAAACATGAAGGTTGCCCGTCGCATTGCCGTTCTCGGCGATATGCTGGAACTGGGGGACAAGACCGACGCCCTCCATCTGGAAATGGGTGCCATGGTTCCCGAAATGAATTTTGACATGCTGTTCACCGTAGGTGAAAAGGCTAAGCTCTATGTGAAGGGCGCAAAGTCCAAGGGTATGAAGTCCGCCTATCATTTCGATTCCGTGCAGGAATTGAATGCGGAACTGTCTGAAGTTGTTGCCGAAGGGGATGTGCTTCTGGTGAAGGGCTCTCGTGGCATGCACATGGAACAGGTTGTTGAAGCAATGTTAAAGCTTACCAAGGTTAAGGCATAA
- a CDS encoding FtsW/RodA/SpoVE family cell cycle protein yields the protein MDNSVQNTTGMNKLLLAVVLVLICFGVAVVYSASAPYAQANGRPAEFYMMSHLPKAIGGVVLMLFLARFWDYGHWKWAGRIAFIAFFVLSAVALVKGGSVKGANRWIFGIQPSEFMKLGLIIWVSAKLSEAGDNIKSVACTLVQPGIPYCLCALILVLQPNYSMLIMVTAIVVCIMLTAGVNAKYLGYVALAGIPLALVRLMTSTHSRARILAFFADEGEMAASNWQGDHALQALGNGGLFGTGFGQGVQKLGYLPEAHKDVVYAVIGEEFGFVGTFVILILFAILFAQGFKIARNSATRFGKYLALGLTLSLFSNFVVHVCVCVGLFPMTGQPLPFFSFGGTNLLYTSIAIGILLNISRPASGRNIKEPYTSGSSLESSAFRNFDYTRSGV from the coding sequence ATGGATAATTCTGTTCAAAATACGACCGGCATGAATAAGCTGCTTCTAGCAGTGGTTTTGGTGCTGATCTGCTTTGGCGTGGCTGTGGTGTATTCCGCATCCGCTCCCTATGCGCAGGCCAATGGTCGTCCGGCAGAATTTTACATGATGTCTCACTTGCCCAAGGCTATTGGTGGCGTTGTACTGATGTTGTTCCTGGCCCGTTTCTGGGATTATGGCCATTGGAAATGGGCTGGACGTATTGCCTTTATAGCTTTCTTCGTTCTATCTGCAGTTGCTCTGGTAAAGGGCGGCAGCGTCAAGGGCGCAAACCGTTGGATTTTTGGAATTCAGCCCTCTGAATTTATGAAGCTCGGCTTGATTATCTGGGTAAGTGCCAAACTTTCTGAAGCGGGGGACAATATCAAGAGCGTTGCCTGTACTTTGGTGCAACCCGGAATTCCCTATTGTCTGTGTGCCTTGATTCTTGTGCTGCAACCGAATTACTCCATGCTGATCATGGTGACTGCCATTGTGGTCTGCATTATGCTCACTGCTGGCGTAAATGCCAAGTATCTGGGGTATGTCGCCCTGGCGGGAATCCCGCTGGCATTGGTTCGCCTGATGACTTCTACTCATTCCAGGGCTCGAATTCTGGCCTTCTTTGCCGATGAAGGTGAAATGGCCGCTTCTAACTGGCAGGGCGATCATGCCTTGCAGGCCCTTGGAAACGGAGGACTTTTTGGAACTGGTTTTGGTCAGGGTGTCCAGAAGTTGGGTTACCTTCCTGAAGCTCATAAGGATGTGGTGTACGCCGTGATTGGTGAAGAATTTGGCTTTGTGGGTACTTTTGTAATCTTGATCCTGTTTGCGATTTTGTTTGCCCAGGGTTTTAAGATTGCAAGAAACTCTGCTACCCGTTTTGGAAAGTATCTGGCTTTGGGTTTGACTCTTTCCCTGTTCTCCAATTTTGTGGTTCACGTCTGCGTGTGTGTCGGACTATTCCCCATGACGGGTCAGCCGCTGCCGTTCTTCAGTTTTGGCGGAACCAATTTGCTTTATACCTCGATCGCTATTGGAATCTTGCTGAATATTTCTCGCCCGGCATCGGGTAGGAATATCAAGGAACCGTATACCAGTGGTTCTTCGCTTGAAAGTAGCGCGTTTAGAAATTT